Proteins encoded together in one Anopheles darlingi chromosome 3, idAnoDarlMG_H_01, whole genome shotgun sequence window:
- the LOC125958053 gene encoding protein odr-4 homolog, which translates to MSVLSQNRKVFCDAKVEEYLLGLGQKGKICVGLLIGQPSLQQTDYIVHANGLKERDPDSDTGTQDLAAADDVSEHALVETRMLPGGMYVLGLFVAHPKNIFEDNALLQRVKRMLLSMKASFDANPLLMGYCDELTNGGRIVLHIPTKGNQLKSKMISLAAENPTVSPCDWKRADKTTKWHQFSTYFDTDDVCPLRSKSGKEQQYETEANLTECAKTITEQLAEAKVLFNSELMPAKENVRQLFKAGSKEGKTQVRIYVPSPTTLSDQEATIEQLSGALKFDGIVSSKVYVHDQCSFYELERFIKSDIVRSLMARIQIHCDSLVQLDSDPQDKITLNELPRKLYFPIQPNVPGYPQFTEYLFPDEETETVLGPIQAMLDLELDAEHINSTVEIVPAVKEEERHDAKECGGGSVADGTDGEVKLNSSTVTTIVGAVVLLIAVVAYFLLK; encoded by the exons ATGAGCGTGCTCTCGCAGAATCGGAAGGTGTTTTGCGATGCGAAAGTGGAGGAGTATCTTCTGGGACTTGGTCAGAAAGGCAAAATCTGCGTGGGTCTCCTTATCGGACAACCTTCGCTACAGCAAACGGATTATATCGTACACGCCAACGGGCTGAAGGAGCGGGACCCTGACTCGGATACCGGAACACAGGATCTAGCTGCCGCGGATGATGTATCCGAACACGCACTCGTGGAAACCAGAATGTTGCCGGGTGGAATGTACGTCCTGGGGTTATTCGTCGCCCATCCGAAGAACATCTTCGAAGACAACGCCCTGCTGCAGCGAGTGAAACGGATGCTGTTGAGCATGAAAGCGTCCTTCGACGCAAATCCCCTTCTGATGGGCTACTGCGATGAGCTGACAAACGGCGGACGAATCGTTCTTCACATTCCAACGAAAGGTAACCAGTTGAAGAGCAAAATGATTTCATTGGCAGCGGAAAACCCTACGGTTAGTCCGTGTGACTGGAAGCGTGCTGATAAAACGACTAAATGGCACCAATTTAGTACGTATTTCGACACGGACGACGTATGTCCACTGCGAAGTAAAAGCGGAAAGGAACAGCAGTACGAAACGGAAGCGAATCTGACCGAGTGTGCCAAGACGATCACCGAACAGTTGGCGGAGGCGAAAGTACTGTTCAACAGTGAATTGATGCCggcaaaagaaaatgttcgACAATTGTTTAAGGCTGGTAGCAAAGAAGGCAAAACGCAAGTCCGCATTTACGTCCCATCG CCAACTACTCTTTCCGACCAAGAAGCTACGATAGAACAGTTGAGCGGAGCATTGAAGTTCGATGGAATCGTTAGCTCTAAGGTGTACGTGCACGATCAATGCAGCTTTTATGAGTTGGAGCGTTTCATCAAGTCGGACATCGTGCGATCGCTTATGGCACGCATTCAAATTCACTGTGATTCCTTAGTACAGTTGGATAGCGATCCACAGGATAAGATAACACTGAACGAGTTACCACGCAAACTCTACTTCCCGATACAACCCAATGTGCCCGGTTATCCACAGTTTACTGAGTATCTGTTCCCGGACGAAGAGACTGAAACGGTCCTGGGACCGATCCAAGCTATGTTGGATCTAGAGCTTGATGCGGAACACATCAATTCGACGGTTGAAATCGTACCGGCCgtgaaagaggaagaacgccACGATGCTAAAGAGTGCGGTGGCGGATCGGTGGCAGACGGAACCGATGGCGAGGTGAAGCTTAATAGTTCCACGGTGACGACAATCGTGGGCGCTGTGGTATTGCTGATCGCTGTGGTAGCATACTTTTTGTTGAAATAA
- the LOC125958042 gene encoding apolipoprotein(a): MNYVQHSLLAAICLPVLAIFLWLPGFESHSIPPLPQSTPAYGSSWLIRPVETTHHRRGNSYDGGPTDGHQQQQQQQQQQHHQRHHGAPLFIPEPSGTMVPPDADELTTTDIDRSYRKIPKIIKHRRHPAVPRRIKPGWGGGGHRKRRLNPHHYTPFTKWGPCDYYCHQKRERYCIAKRKCGNHIQTEERICPKSICVPLHIPPIPMVHLEETLEEVHHHHSPALPLNQFTIVNFDKQQLQEHSKKKKKKKIIIQEDDDWDEADSETDYVILKSPTTGGHKSVGPFHRKEELMMLGNSANRGKPLLINLDDFDDKRILQPSVSLAPHFDNGYETASHKFVKYPRNHPARRQPPRLSDYFEDYYDHLYRDGTGFSNRKGEDWPEDDQEEWRPITPPSPVNGSSSNSRVPSTHSPPHLDKDYGALFRSTTESSAPVERNRSSTSAHHYQQLLESFSTAATYGLESVRHAKREIDGGEHGTEESSEEEPAVSGMLKSGPLESQRRSREKAVFEMPRKVENPYTKWSKWTKCTAKCTTRRLKRCRVPSFCGNDVIREIAYCYTEGSFCEKWIDSQLYQSSRNVVFPPAAPTTTTTTTTTTTTTPVPTTTRQPYKPRRPLGWSRSDTVAVPNTLSAQIFSSRRGILQPEYLPQQMTCGLPMVRDKPKKNYLHNMLRIIGGKSSRRGQWPWQVAILNRFKEAFCGGTLVSSRWILTAAHCVRKRLFVRLGEHNLQQSDGSEIEFRVELSIKHPRYDKKTVDNDVALLKLPREVERSSFIGYACLPERYQALPTGHTCTIIGWGKKRHSDEAGTDILHEAEVPIVPNERCRAVYQDYTITKNMFCAGHRRGRKDTCAGDSGGPLLCRDADKANAPWTIYGITSFGDGCGKQNKFGIYTKVPNYVDWIWSVINCDGNCRT, translated from the exons TCACACAGTATTCCTCCCCTTCCGCAATCGACACCGGCATACGGTAGCAGCTGGCTGATACGGCCCGTTGAGACAACCCACCACCGACGAGGGAATAGCTATGATGGTGGtcccaccgatggccaccagcagcaacagcagcagcagcagcagcagcatcaccagcgccATCATGGTGCGCCACTGTTCATCCCGGAACCGAGCGGAACCATGGTACCACCGGATGCGGATGAACTGACAACCACCGACATCGATCGCAGCTATCGGAAAATACCGAAGATCATAAAACATCGCCGACACCCGGCGGTACCGCGGCGGATAAAACCGGGTTGGGGCGGCGGGGGTCATAGGAAGCGCCGTCTAAACCCGCACCACTACACACCCTTCACCAAGTGGGGACCGTGCGATTACTATTGCCACCAGAAGCGGGAACGGTATTGTATCGCCAAGCGGAAATGTGGCAACCATATCCAGACCGAGGAACGGATCTGTCCCAAAAGCAT TTGCGTACCGCTGCACATtccaccgataccgatggtGCATTTAGAGGAGACGCTCGAGgaagtgcatcatcatcattcgcccGCGCTACCGTTGAATCAGTTCACGATCGTCAACTTCGATAAGCAGCAATTGCAGGAgcacagcaagaagaagaaaaagaagaagatcatCATCCAGGAGGATGACGATTGGGATGAGGCGGACAGTGAGACGGACTACGTGATACTGAAGAgccccaccaccggtggtcacAAGTCCGTGGGGCCCTTTCACCGCAAGGAggagctgatgatgctgggcAACAGCGCAAACCGGGGCAAACCGTTGCTGATCAATCTGGACGATTTCGACGATAAGCGCATCCTGCAGCCGAGCGTTTCCCTGGCGCCCCACTTCGACAACGGGTACGAGACGGCCAGCCACAAGTTCGTTAAGTATCCGCGGAATCATCCGGCCCGTCGGCAGCCACCACGGTTGAGCGATTACTTCGAGGATTACTATGATCATTTGTACCGCGATGGGACCGGATTTTCCAACCGGAAAGGTGAGGACTGGCCAGAAGATGATCAGGAAGAGTGGCGACCCATCACGCCGCCATCGCCCGTGAATGGAAGTAGCAGTAACAGTCGGGTACCGTCGACGCACTCACCACCCCACCTAGATAAGGATTATGGAGCTTTATTCCGGTCAACGACGGAATCAAGTGCTCCCGTGGAGCGCAACAGGTCCAGCACTAGTGCGCATCACTACCAGCAGCTACTGGAATCGTTCTCTACGGCCGCTACCTACGGTTTGGAGAGTGTGCGCCATGCCAAACGCGagattgatggtggtgagcatGGCACGGAAGAGTCTTCCGAAGAGGAACCTGCTGTTTCCGGGATGCTCAAGTCCGGACCGTTGGAAAGTCAACGACGATCCAGGGAGAAGGCCGTCTTCGAGATGCCGCGTAAGGTCGAGAATCCGTACACCAAGTGGAGCAAATGGACTAAATGTACGGCCAAGTGTACGACACGACGATTAAA ACGATGCCGTGTTCCTTCGTTCTGCGGCAATGATGTCATACGGGAAATCGCCTACTGCTACACCGAGGGTAGTTTCTGTGAGAAATGGATCGACAGTCAGCTGTATCAAAGTAGCCGGAATGTAGTATTCCCACCGGCCGCCCCgaccactacgacgacgaccacaactaCGACCACAACGACCCCGGTACCGACGACTACGAGACAACCGTACAAACCGAGGCGACCGCTCGGATGGAGCCGGAGTGATACGGTCGCCGTACCGAACACGCTCTCCGCACAGATATTCTCGAGCCGGCGCGGCATACTGCAACCGGAGTATCTGCCCCAGCAGATGACCTGCGGTTTGCCGATGGTGCGTGACAAACCAAAGAAGAACTATCTCCACAACATGTTGCGCATTATCGGTGGAAAGTCCAGCCGCCGTGGCCAGTGGCCTTGGCAGGTGGCTATATTGAATCGGTTCAAG GAAGCGTTCTGTGGTGGAACGTTGGTATCATCGCGCTGGATCTTGACCGCGGCTCACTGCGTCCGGAAGCGGCTTTTCGTTCGGCTCGGTGAGCATAACCTGCAGCAATCGGACGGATCGGAGATCGAGTTTCGAGTCGAGCTGAGTATTAAGCATCCGCGGTACGACAAGAAGACGGTCGACAACGACGTGGCATTACTGAAGCTGCCACGGGAAGTCGAGCGATCCAGCTTCATTGGGTACGCCTGTCTGCCGGAACGGTATCAGGCCCTACCGACCGGGCATACCTGTACCATTATTGGTTGGGGCAAGAAGCGACACAGTGATGAGGCCGGTACGGACATCTTGCACGAGGCGGAAGTACCGATCgtaccgaacgaacggtgccgtgccgtgtacCAGGATTACACTATAACGAAGAACATGTTCTGCGCGGGACATCGGCGTGGCAGGAAGGACACGTGTGCCGGGGATTCGGGCGGACCGTTGTTGTGTCGCGATGCGGACAAAGCGAACGCACCGTGGACCATTTACGGTATTACGAGCTTCGGCGATGGTTGCGGAAAGCAGAACAAGTTCGGCATCTACACCAAGGTGCCCAACTACGTCGACTGGATCTGGTCCGTAATTAACTGCGATGGAAACTGTCGAACGTGA